A genomic region of [Eubacterium] eligens ATCC 27750 contains the following coding sequences:
- a CDS encoding galactokinase, translating to MINGRMCDDVLTDIYVDKDKLPYERKRYIEAIEQYITRFGDDDVWIYSAPGRSEIGGNHTDHQHGEVLAASINHDAIAVAKKLDDQVVRIVSDGYNNLIAIHLDDLDKKDKEEGSTQALIRGVLAKTKENGHTIGGFQAYITSDVLIGAGLSSSAAFETLIGTILSYMYNQGNISAIEIAMIGQYAENVYFGKPCGLMDQMACSVGSLVHINFENPQKPEVERVEFDLDVHGYSLCITDTKGSHADLTPDYAAIPMEMKQAAACFGKEVLGEVSKKEILSNLSKIRAEAGDRAALRALHFICENERVQKEVDALKKDNFSEFLLLVKKSGDSSFKYLQNVFTCHDVSHQNVSVALAVSEILLEDKGVCRVHGGGFAGTIQAFVPNELVEHYKTGMEEVFGSGACDVLKIRKYGGIKVI from the coding sequence ATGATTAACGGGAGAATGTGTGATGATGTATTGACTGATATTTATGTGGACAAAGACAAACTTCCATATGAAAGAAAACGATATATAGAAGCCATTGAACAGTATATTACACGATTCGGCGATGATGATGTTTGGATATATAGTGCTCCGGGCAGAAGTGAGATTGGAGGAAATCATACGGATCATCAGCATGGGGAGGTTTTGGCTGCATCTATTAACCATGATGCTATCGCTGTTGCAAAAAAATTAGACGATCAAGTAGTCCGTATTGTATCGGACGGTTATAATAATCTGATTGCGATTCATTTGGATGACTTAGATAAGAAAGATAAAGAAGAAGGAAGCACCCAAGCATTGATTCGTGGCGTATTAGCAAAGACAAAAGAGAATGGGCATACAATCGGTGGATTTCAGGCATATATTACCAGCGATGTGCTGATTGGAGCAGGGTTATCTTCCTCGGCAGCATTTGAAACTCTGATTGGAACTATCTTATCCTACATGTACAATCAAGGCAATATATCAGCGATTGAGATTGCTATGATCGGACAGTACGCAGAGAATGTGTACTTTGGAAAACCATGTGGATTGATGGATCAGATGGCTTGCTCGGTTGGAAGTCTGGTGCATATCAATTTTGAGAATCCTCAAAAACCAGAGGTGGAGCGTGTTGAATTTGATCTTGATGTACATGGATACAGTTTATGTATTACAGATACCAAGGGTTCTCACGCAGATCTTACACCGGACTATGCAGCAATACCGATGGAGATGAAACAGGCGGCAGCATGTTTCGGTAAAGAAGTATTAGGAGAAGTATCAAAGAAAGAAATCCTTAGTAATTTATCTAAGATACGTGCAGAGGCAGGAGATAGGGCGGCACTTCGTGCTTTACACTTTATATGTGAGAATGAACGGGTACAAAAGGAAGTAGATGCTTTAAAGAAAGACAACTTTTCAGAGTTCCTTTTATTGGTAAAGAAATCGGGAGATTCATCCTTTAAGTATCTTCAAAATGTATTTACATGTCATGATGTCAGCCATCAGAATGTATCGGTAGCACTGGCGGTGAGTGAAATCCTATTGGAAGATAAAGGCGTATGCCGAGTGCACGGAGGTGGTTTCGCAGGAACAATTCAGGCGTTTGTTCCAAACGAGCTTGTGGAACATTACAAGACTGGGATGGAAGAAGTGTTTGGAAGCGGAGCTTGCGATGTGTTGAAGATTCGTAAGTATGGTGGCATTAAGGTAATTTAG
- a CDS encoding AraC family transcriptional regulator, producing the protein MHLSFIDTKEEILTLKRKSKHVAPHLHNALEIVCVTNGTLELGVGQELYHMEKGDIGFVFPDIIHHYQIFSPGVNKAVYIISPPFAIGKYAEIIQTMAPDYPIIKAEMVEPEVYRAINAILDTDHMDIAVIQAYLQIVIARCIGKLKLVEKGDVGSKDLVYQAVSYVSGNFRKNFSLDDMARDLGVSKYVLSRTFSKTFHRNFNQYLNDTRLNYACYRLENTSDAITNICYDSGFESQRTFNRVFKERYKVTPSEYRNTSRTDILS; encoded by the coding sequence ATGCATTTATCATTTATTGATACAAAAGAAGAAATATTAACTTTAAAAAGAAAATCGAAGCATGTCGCTCCGCATTTACATAATGCATTGGAGATTGTATGTGTGACAAATGGAACACTGGAGCTTGGAGTTGGTCAAGAGTTATATCACATGGAAAAGGGAGATATCGGCTTTGTATTTCCGGATATTATCCATCATTATCAGATTTTCTCGCCGGGAGTGAATAAGGCAGTTTACATTATTTCTCCACCGTTTGCGATTGGAAAATATGCTGAAATAATACAGACGATGGCACCGGATTACCCTATTATAAAGGCAGAGATGGTGGAGCCAGAAGTATACCGGGCAATTAATGCCATCTTAGATACAGATCACATGGATATAGCAGTTATACAGGCATATCTGCAGATTGTGATTGCAAGATGCATTGGAAAGCTGAAACTGGTCGAGAAAGGAGATGTGGGAAGTAAAGATCTTGTCTATCAGGCAGTATCGTACGTGTCTGGTAATTTTAGAAAGAATTTCTCGCTAGATGATATGGCAAGAGATTTGGGAGTGAGCAAGTATGTTTTATCACGAACATTCTCCAAAACATTCCATCGTAATTTCAATCAATATCTGAATGATACAAGACTAAATTATGCTTGCTATCGTTTGGAAAATACCAGTGATGCCATTACAAATATATGCTATGATAGCGGATTTGAAAGTCAGAGAACATTCAATCGGGTATTTAAGGAACGATACAAAGTTACACCAAGCGAATACCGAAATACAAGCCGTACAGATATATTATCTTAA
- a CDS encoding MFS transporter — protein MEEKKYLKWYNKVGYGSGDIAGNVVYAFLTSFVMIYLTDSVGLAAGIVGTLIALSKLFDGFTDIFFGSMIDKTHSKLGKAKPWMLYGYIGCAITLVCCFAVPTSWGNTAKYAWFFIAYTLLNGVFYTANNIAYSALTSLITKNSKERVQMGSCRFIFAFSTSLLIQSVTVKFVDYCGGDAAAWRTVAIIYAIIGLIVNSISALSVKELPEEELNEGEVKGDEEKYGLVHAFKLLVKNKYYMMICGTYILQQLYSAMIGAGIYYMTWVLKNKNLFGQFAWAVNIPLIIALIFTPTFVGKWKGMYKLNLRGYIIAVIGRALVVVAGYMGSVPLMLAFTALAALGQGPWQGDMNAVIASCSEYTYLTQGKRIDGTMYSCTSLGVKIGGGIGTAVCGWLLELSGYVGTNATQPQSALDMMQFMYLWLPLIFDVLIMIVLSRMNVEAANEKLKAEKGIKSDEVTDATEY, from the coding sequence ATGGAAGAAAAAAAGTATTTAAAATGGTATAACAAAGTCGGATACGGATCCGGCGATATAGCAGGAAATGTAGTATATGCATTTTTAACATCATTTGTGATGATTTATCTGACAGATTCTGTTGGACTCGCAGCAGGTATAGTGGGTACGCTGATAGCACTTTCTAAGCTGTTTGATGGATTTACAGACATATTCTTTGGCTCGATGATAGATAAGACGCACAGTAAGCTGGGCAAGGCAAAGCCATGGATGCTTTATGGTTACATTGGTTGTGCAATTACGCTGGTATGTTGTTTTGCTGTTCCTACAAGCTGGGGAAATACAGCAAAATATGCATGGTTCTTTATTGCATACACATTGTTAAATGGAGTGTTCTATACAGCAAATAATATTGCATATTCCGCATTGACTTCTTTGATTACAAAGAACAGCAAAGAGCGTGTGCAGATGGGATCTTGTCGTTTTATTTTTGCATTTTCTACAAGTCTTTTGATTCAATCTGTAACCGTAAAATTTGTTGATTATTGTGGTGGGGATGCGGCAGCATGGAGAACTGTAGCAATTATCTATGCAATTATCGGTCTGATTGTAAATTCAATCTCAGCACTCTCCGTAAAAGAACTTCCAGAGGAGGAGCTTAACGAGGGAGAAGTTAAGGGCGATGAAGAAAAGTATGGATTGGTTCATGCATTTAAGCTGCTTGTAAAGAACAAGTATTATATGATGATCTGTGGAACTTATATTTTACAGCAGCTCTACAGTGCTATGATTGGTGCCGGTATCTACTATATGACATGGGTGCTGAAGAATAAAAACCTCTTTGGTCAGTTCGCCTGGGCTGTGAATATCCCACTTATTATAGCTCTTATCTTTACTCCGACATTCGTTGGTAAATGGAAGGGTATGTACAAGTTGAATCTTAGGGGATATATCATTGCCGTTATTGGTAGAGCGTTGGTTGTTGTAGCTGGATATATGGGAAGTGTTCCTCTTATGCTGGCATTTACAGCCCTTGCAGCCCTTGGACAGGGACCATGGCAGGGAGATATGAACGCAGTGATTGCATCTTGTTCAGAGTATACTTATCTGACACAGGGAAAGAGAATTGATGGAACTATGTATTCTTGTACATCACTTGGTGTAAAGATTGGTGGAGGAATTGGAACTGCAGTATGTGGCTGGTTATTAGAGCTTAGTGGTTATGTCGGAACAAATGCAACACAGCCGCAGTCAGCACTTGATATGATGCAGTTTATGTATTTATGGTTGCCATTGATATTTGATGTGTTAATTATGATTGTTCTTTCCAGAATGAACGTAGAAGCTGCAAATGAAAAATTAAAAGCTGAAAAGGGAATTAAGTCTGATGAAGTAACAGACGCAACAGAGTATTAG
- the galT gene encoding UDP-glucose--hexose-1-phosphate uridylyltransferase, translating into MINHLINELVNYGLKNGLIDLADEVYVTNSLLELFGLNDYVASEEDVEPRKLHLILEDMIAYAIANGVMKDDTIAQRDLFDTKVMGVLTPAPSTVRRKFAEKYENSPKHATQFYYQFSQITNYIRVDRIEKDEKWTTETDFGTMDITINLSKPEKDPRDIIKAGMTKKSGYPACLLCRENEGYAGHIMHPARQNHRIIPLTLCEEDYYLQYSPYVYYNEHCIIFNYNHIPMVINKATFGKLLDFVRQFPHYTLGSNADLPIVGGSILSHDHFQGGGYVFAMAKAPYESEVVLDGYPNVHAGIVKWPMSVIRLQGREINELVDAANHILEKWRGYSDPEAYIFSETDGVPHNTITPIARKRGDLYELDLVLRNNITTEECPMGLYHPHAQYHHIKKENIGLIEVMGLAVLPARLKKEMSDLERAILSGEDLRQNEAMASHADWAEEWIPKYDITSENIHSIVQKEIGIVFTKVLEDAGVYKRTPDGIAAFNRFIDDL; encoded by the coding sequence ATGATTAATCATTTGATTAACGAACTGGTAAATTATGGATTGAAAAACGGTCTGATTGATCTTGCAGATGAGGTCTATGTAACAAATTCATTGTTGGAGTTGTTTGGATTAAATGACTATGTGGCATCAGAAGAAGATGTAGAGCCGAGAAAACTGCACCTGATCTTAGAGGATATGATTGCATATGCTATTGCAAATGGAGTCATGAAAGATGATACGATTGCGCAGAGAGATCTCTTTGATACAAAAGTTATGGGAGTTTTGACACCAGCTCCGTCAACTGTTCGCAGAAAATTTGCCGAAAAATATGAAAATTCACCTAAACATGCAACTCAGTTTTATTATCAGTTCAGCCAGATAACAAATTACATTCGTGTAGATCGTATTGAGAAGGATGAAAAGTGGACGACAGAAACAGATTTTGGAACGATGGATATAACTATAAATCTGTCAAAGCCAGAGAAAGATCCTAGAGATATTATAAAGGCGGGAATGACAAAGAAGTCTGGATATCCTGCATGTTTGCTTTGTCGGGAAAATGAGGGCTATGCAGGACATATTATGCATCCTGCAAGACAGAATCATAGAATTATTCCACTTACATTGTGTGAGGAAGATTATTACCTGCAATATTCACCGTATGTTTATTACAATGAGCATTGTATTATTTTTAATTATAATCATATACCAATGGTGATTAACAAGGCAACATTTGGTAAGCTGTTGGATTTCGTAAGACAGTTTCCGCACTATACATTAGGCTCAAATGCAGATTTGCCGATTGTAGGAGGATCAATTTTAAGCCATGATCATTTTCAAGGTGGAGGCTATGTATTTGCAATGGCAAAGGCACCATATGAATCTGAAGTTGTTTTGGACGGATATCCCAATGTACATGCCGGAATCGTGAAATGGCCGATGTCTGTGATACGATTGCAAGGAAGAGAGATAAATGAGCTTGTGGATGCGGCAAATCATATTTTAGAAAAGTGGAGAGGCTATTCGGATCCGGAGGCATATATATTTAGCGAGACAGACGGCGTTCCGCATAATACCATCACACCAATAGCAAGAAAGCGTGGAGACCTGTATGAGCTTGATCTTGTGCTTAGAAACAATATTACCACAGAGGAGTGCCCGATGGGACTTTATCATCCGCACGCACAGTATCATCATATAAAGAAAGAAAATATTGGTCTGATTGAGGTTATGGGACTTGCGGTGCTACCAGCGAGATTGAAAAAAGAAATGTCAGACTTGGAGCGGGCAATCTTGAGTGGAGAAGATCTAAGGCAGAATGAAGCTATGGCTTCTCACGCAGACTGGGCAGAGGAATGGATTCCTAAGTATGACATTACATCGGAGAATATTCATTCTATCGTGCAAAAGGAAATTGGAATTGTCTTTACAAAGGTTTTAGAGGATGCGGGTGTTTATAAAAGGACACCAGATGGAATTGCAGCATTCAATAGATTTATTGATGATTTATAA
- a CDS encoding helix-turn-helix domain-containing protein: MTIAETIKQLRESVGMTRKEFSQHTGIPVRTLEDWEASRRTPPEYIPRLIAYQLKYEELLREKENDNL, encoded by the coding sequence ATGACTATAGCAGAGACAATAAAACAGCTTAGAGAAAGCGTTGGAATGACTAGAAAAGAATTTTCACAGCACACAGGCATTCCTGTGCGTACATTAGAGGACTGGGAGGCATCAAGAAGAACTCCACCAGAATACATTCCACGGCTGATTGCATACCAGTTAAAGTATGAGGAACTGCTCAGAGAGAAAGAAAATGACAATTTATAA